Within Chloroflexota bacterium, the genomic segment CCCGGCCGCCGATGCCGCGAATCGGAGGGTGGATGCCGTGCTGGTCGGGCTCGACCCGGACTTTGACGACCGGCGGCTGGCTGCCGCCGCGCGGGAGGTACGGGCAGGCGCGCGGTTCATCGCCACCAACGCCGATGCCCAGTACCCGACCCCGACCGGCTTCCGGCCCGGAGCCGGCGCCATGGTAGCCGCCATTCGCGACGCGAGCGGGGTTGAGCCGCTGGTCATCGGGAAGCCGGAACCGGCCATGTTCCACGCCATCCTTGAGGCCACCGGCATCGGTCCGGAAGAAGCCCTGGTCATCGGTGATAACCCGGATTCGGATATCCGCGCGGCTCACCGAGCCGGGATTGAAAGCGTGCTCGTCCTGACCGGGGTCACCGCTCCCGACGCGGTGGCGTCGCTTACCGGGGAGCTCGTCCCGGACCACGTGGCGGTTGATCCGGGGGAGGCGTGGGACCTGGTCGAAGCCCGTATCAACCGCTGAGCGTCGCCGTGGTGCCGGCCCACGCGTGCCAGGCGCGGGCCGCCTCCGCCCGGTGCGTCGCCAGTTCCAGGGGAGCGCTGAAGCCGCGCCGAAACCCGTTGATGGCGATCTCCGCCAGCTCATCGGGCGTCAACCCGGTCGCCAGCGCCACATCCGCAAGCTCGTTGCTGAGGGTGGTGTTGCTCACCGTCCGATCATCGGTGGACAGGGTCACGCTGACCCCGGCCCGATGCAGCCGCGCAACCGGGTGCGAGGCCAGGTCGGGCACGATCGCGGCCTGGACGTTGCTGGTGGGGCACAAGTCGAGCGTGATCCCGCGCTCGCGGAGCGACTCGACGAGGTCCGGATCGTCGATCGCCGGCGCGCCGTGTGCGATACGGCTGATCCCGAACTCGAGCACGTCCCAGATGTGTGCCGAACCGGGGGTTTCACCCGCATGGGCTGTGAGGCCCAGGCCGGCGGCGCCCGCCGCGCGGAAGGCCGCCGCATGGGGTGGGGCAGGATACTCGGCCTCGGGGCCGGCCAGGTCGAATCCCACCACCGGTGGGCCGAACGCGGCCGCCCGGAGGGCGAGCTCGACATTGGCACCCGGCGGGTGTGAGCGCATGGCGGTGACGATGAGCCCGATCAGCGGCGACGAACCCCCGCCCTCCCGGGCATCCGCCACCCCGTTGGACACCGCTTCGATGACATCGCTCACACCCAGGCCGCCGTCCAGGTGGAGGCGAGGCGCCCAACGGATCTCGCCGTATGTCGCGCCATCCGCCGCCATGTCCTCGACCAGCTCGGCAGCCGCTCGGCGCAGGGCGGCGGTGGACTGGAGGAGGGAGACGGGGAGATCGAAATAGGACAGCAGTTCGGCCTGGTCGCGGCAGCGGACCGGCGCGACGAGGCGCTGACGGGCCTCGTCCAGGCTGAGGCTGATGCCCACCTCCGCAGCCAGCTCGACGGCAGTCTGCGGGCGCAGCGCGCCATCCAGGTGCTGGTGGAGCTCGGCCTTGGGCAGCCGGCGCAGGGTCTCGACCAGTGCTGTGGGAGCGCTCTCCACCGGGGCATGATAGGAGCCGCGTGATCCGCATCGTCCTGTTCCTGGCCTCCGCCATTCTCCTCGCGCTGCTGTTCGGGGCACGCTCGGCCGACTCGCGGGTAGCCGATCCGATCAGGGTGGACTGGCTCACCGACGAGACGGCTGCGCAGGCCCGAGCGGCGGACGCCGCGCTGGAGGCAGCGGAGACGCTCATGCGCGAGGCCACCGACGAAGCGAGGCGAGGACAGGCCGCCGTTCTCGGCGGCCTCGAGGACCCAGGCGCCGCCATGGATGCCGCGGGACTCGGCTTCGAGGCCGCCGCCACCCCCCTCGCCGACGCGCAGGCCGCGCTCGCCGGGTTGGGCTGGACGCTGCGCGCAATCGACCCCCAGGAATCGTCGCCGCAGCTCGGCCTGCTGCCGGCGGACCTGGTCGCCATCGGGGCGCAGTGGCGCGCCGCGGCGCTGCCCAGCACGGCGCTCACGGACATGCGGCGAGAGGCTGAATCGACGCTGGAGGCGCTGAACGATGGTCTCGCGGCCCTCGAGGCGGACGACCCGTCGGCCGCGTTGGAGGCCATGGACCGCGCCACCGGACACCTCGAGCAGGTGCGCGACGTCAACGCGGAGCTTTCCACGCTCGGGTATTGGGTGGATACCGTGGGCGCCCTGATCGACGCCGCGCGCGGCATCTCCCTCGCCGCTCAGGCGGGTGACGCCGCGGCACTCGCGGCAGCCCAGGCGGCCTACGATGCCGCCGCCACCAACGCGGGCCGCGCGGACCAGGCCCTGACCATCGCCCTGGGCGAGGCCGCGACCGGGATCACCGGCCCCGCGGCGGCCTCGTCGGCCGATGCCCTGCGCGCGGTCAGGGGGGCCCGGGATTGGCTGGCCGGCCTGTCTATACTCCGCTGACCCGTGTGGCGGCAGACGCCGCCCTCGTATCGGTCTGTTTCGAGCACCTACGAGTCAGGAGATGGGATGAGGCTGCGCGCGGAAGCCACGGACCCGGGATCGGTCGAGGCCACCGTTCTCGCCGTCCCCGTGTACAAGGAAGACGACCCGTTCGCGGACGACCTGGCCAACCTGGATGCCGCTGCCGGAGGCGTCATCCGCCGCGCGATCGACTGGGGCCGGTTCAACATCGTCGAGGACTACTTCGCGTTGATCGACGGTGGCGACCTGCCGGTCGAGCACATCCTGCTGGTCAACGGGGTCCGTCGCGGACGGGGCCCATGGCGAGCCCGTCGCACGGCCGGCGTGGCGACCCGCGCCCTGCAGGGCAAGGGAGCCACGCGGATGGCGCTCTGGTTGCGGGACGGCGAGGACGCGGATGGATTCACGGCGGCCGCGGTGGGAGCGGTCGCCGGCACCTATCGGCCGATGAACCTGTACGGGCGCGTCCGTGACACCGAAGCCATGAAACGCAACGTGGAGGAGGTCGTGATCCTGGGTGCGGACCAGGCCGTGCTCGACCGGGCCGCGACCCTTGCCGACGGCGTCGCGTGGTGCCGCGACTTGTCGAACCGCGCTGCCAATGACCTGTATCCGGAGAAGATGGCCGAGGAGGCCCGGGCCCTGGAGGCCGATGGCTGCACGGTCGAGGTCCTCCACGTCCCCGAGATGCGGCAGCTCGGCATGAACGCACTGCTGGGCGTGGGCCAGGGTGGGGAGCACCCGCCGTGCCTGATTGCGATCAAGCTCCCAGGCTGGGATCGCGGCGGCGACCGCCGGTTGGCGCTGGTGGGCAAAGGGGTGTGCTTCGACTCGGGCGGCCTGAGCATCAAGGGCGCCGACCGGATGGACGAGATGAAGCACGACAAGTCCGGCGCGGCCGCGGTCATTGCCGCCGCCCGCACCCTGGCCCGCCTGGCCCCCGACGCGCCGGTCATGGCCGTCGCGCCCATGGTCGAGAACATGCCGGGGGGCCGGGCGCAGCGACCGGGCGACGTCGTGAAGGCCATGAACGGCAAGACCATCGAGGTCACCAACACCGATGCCGAAGGCCGCCTGATCCTGGCCGATGCCCTGGCCTGGGCCGAGACCCAGGGCGCCAGCCACCTGGTCGACGTCGCGACCTTGACCGGGGTCGCGGCCATGGCGTTCGGCGAGCTCATCAGCGCCTACTTCGCCAAGCCACGCTCGTGGGGCGACCAGGTGCGCGCCGCGGCCGACGCGACCGGGGAGTGGGTATGGGAGATGCCGCTGGCCACCGAGTACCGGACCCAGCTCGAAACGCCGTACGCGGATATGGTCAACAGCGGTTCACGAGATGGATCGCTGATCAAGAGCGCGCTTTTCATCTCCGAGTTCACGACCCGCCCATGGGTCCACCTGGACGTGGCGGGGACGGCCTGGATGAGCACGGACAAGGCCACGTTCCCCAAGGGCGCCGTGGGCGTCGCGGTGACGACCCTCGTCCGGCTGGGGCTCGACTTCGCGGCCGGGGAGAAGGTCGAGTAGCGGTGCCCGTGCCGGCCGTCGCCGCGGCCGTTTTCGGCGTCCTTGGGATCGCCGCCGAACGACTCGCGAGCGTCTGGCCGGCGGTTGAAGCTCGCCGGCGACGTCCGAGCTGGCGGACGCTGGGCTTGGGCCTTGTTTCGGGGGGCGCGGCCTACGGATTGGTGACCGTCGCGCATCTTCCTCCATGGGCCGTCCTGGTCCACCTGGTGATGCTCGGCCTGATGGTCGGCCTGGTGGCGACCGACCTCGAACAACGCCGCCTGCCTCACCTGCTGCTTGACCCCCTGATCGTGGTCGCGGTCGGCTACGCATTCGTCAACCCGGCCCTCGAAACCCTGGCCGCCTTCGCCGGGGCGGCCGCCGCGGTGGTCTTCCTCGGGATCCTGACCCTGATCATTCGGGGCGGGATGGCGCTCGGGGACCTGTACCTGGCCGTGCCCATCGGTCTGACCCTCGGCTGGCCGCTGGTGTGGAGCGGCCTGTTCACCGGGGCGCTGCTGGCCGCGGCGGTCAGCCT encodes:
- a CDS encoding HAD-IIA family hydrolase, which codes for MPKARRPRRLQVVILDLDGVVYRGDRPVDGAAQLIGRLHGAGLLVRYATNNSMSTRSDYAERLRRMGIAAEATEIVTSTSATIAHFGRHEPRVRTVLAVGADGMVEELRSAGYEVFPAADAANRRVDAVLVGLDPDFDDRRLAAAAREVRAGARFIATNADAQYPTPTGFRPGAGAMVAAIRDASGVEPLVIGKPEPAMFHAILEATGIGPEEALVIGDNPDSDIRAAHRAGIESVLVLTGVTAPDAVASLTGELVPDHVAVDPGEAWDLVEARINR
- the add gene encoding adenosine deaminase; translated protein: MESAPTALVETLRRLPKAELHQHLDGALRPQTAVELAAEVGISLSLDEARQRLVAPVRCRDQAELLSYFDLPVSLLQSTAALRRAAAELVEDMAADGATYGEIRWAPRLHLDGGLGVSDVIEAVSNGVADAREGGGSSPLIGLIVTAMRSHPPGANVELALRAAAFGPPVVGFDLAGPEAEYPAPPHAAAFRAAGAAGLGLTAHAGETPGSAHIWDVLEFGISRIAHGAPAIDDPDLVESLRERGITLDLCPTSNVQAAIVPDLASHPVARLHRAGVSVTLSTDDRTVSNTTLSNELADVALATGLTPDELAEIAINGFRRGFSAPLELATHRAEAARAWHAWAGTTATLSG
- a CDS encoding aminopeptidase, translated to MWRQTPPSYRSVSSTYESGDGMRLRAEATDPGSVEATVLAVPVYKEDDPFADDLANLDAAAGGVIRRAIDWGRFNIVEDYFALIDGGDLPVEHILLVNGVRRGRGPWRARRTAGVATRALQGKGATRMALWLRDGEDADGFTAAAVGAVAGTYRPMNLYGRVRDTEAMKRNVEEVVILGADQAVLDRAATLADGVAWCRDLSNRAANDLYPEKMAEEARALEADGCTVEVLHVPEMRQLGMNALLGVGQGGEHPPCLIAIKLPGWDRGGDRRLALVGKGVCFDSGGLSIKGADRMDEMKHDKSGAAAVIAAARTLARLAPDAPVMAVAPMVENMPGGRAQRPGDVVKAMNGKTIEVTNTDAEGRLILADALAWAETQGASHLVDVATLTGVAAMAFGELISAYFAKPRSWGDQVRAAADATGEWVWEMPLATEYRTQLETPYADMVNSGSRDGSLIKSALFISEFTTRPWVHLDVAGTAWMSTDKATFPKGAVGVAVTTLVRLGLDFAAGEKVE
- a CDS encoding A24 family peptidase, whose translation is MPVPAVAAAVFGVLGIAAERLASVWPAVEARRRRPSWRTLGLGLVSGGAAYGLVTVAHLPPWAVLVHLVMLGLMVGLVATDLEQRRLPHLLLDPLIVVAVGYAFVNPALETLAAFAGAAAAVVFLGILTLIIRGGMALGDLYLAVPIGLTLGWPLVWSGLFTGALLAAAVSLFLVVTGRVGLRSYIAFGPYLVAGYVLTLLREASLLAPSAAAALPF